The Castellaniella sp. genome includes a window with the following:
- the gloB gene encoding hydroxyacylglutathione hydrolase, with the protein MNPPNPDTPATLTPIPALSDNYIWMVQKNHHAIIVDPGDPAPVLAHLGSGITLEAILVTHHHQDHVGGVLALHQRTGARVYGPRHEKIPHCDIPVGQGDRITLPGSGLQFDVLDVPGHTAGHVAYAGQLDADQTVVFCGDTLFAAGCGRLFEGTPAQMLQSLGKIGHLPPDTLVCCAHEYTAANIRWALQVDPDNAMLQARARDTARLRAQGLPTVPSRLALEHQTNPFLRTSHPAIMAAASQHDGTMLDTPQAVFASLRAWKNKA; encoded by the coding sequence ATGAATCCACCCAATCCAGACACCCCGGCCACGCTGACGCCCATTCCGGCACTGTCCGATAACTACATCTGGATGGTACAAAAAAACCATCACGCCATCATCGTCGATCCGGGCGACCCCGCCCCGGTGCTGGCGCATCTGGGCTCAGGCATCACCCTGGAAGCCATTCTGGTCACTCACCACCACCAGGATCACGTGGGTGGCGTGCTGGCATTACACCAGCGAACCGGTGCCCGCGTCTATGGCCCGCGCCACGAAAAAATCCCTCATTGCGACATCCCTGTGGGGCAGGGCGACCGCATCACGCTGCCCGGCAGCGGGCTGCAATTCGATGTGCTGGACGTGCCGGGTCACACCGCCGGCCATGTCGCCTATGCAGGCCAGCTGGATGCCGACCAGACCGTTGTCTTTTGTGGCGATACCCTGTTTGCGGCGGGCTGTGGTCGGCTATTTGAAGGCACCCCTGCCCAAATGCTGCAATCCCTGGGTAAAATCGGACATCTGCCGCCAGACACCCTGGTGTGCTGCGCGCACGAATACACGGCTGCCAATATCCGCTGGGCATTACAGGTAGATCCTGATAACGCCATGCTGCAGGCCCGCGCCCGGGATACCGCCCGGCTGCGTGCTCAGGGGCTGCCTACCGTGCCCTCACGCCTGGCCCTGGAACATCAGACCAATCCATTTCTGCGCACCAGCCACCCGGCCATCATGGCAGCGGCCAGCCAGCATGACGGCACCATGCTGGACACCCCCCAGGCGGTATTCGCCAGCCTGCGGGCCTGGAAAAACAAGGCTTAA
- a CDS encoding class I SAM-dependent methyltransferase, with the protein MAPQRAMPIKLAEWLETPMGQYVRAWEQRQVDAMVSNAFGYHAIQIGLPHWDLLQANRIPYKAWAHSPDAPFGTRAGRLICEPEQLPFDSQSVDLMVMPHTLEWCGDPHQVLREVERVLMPEGRVVMTGFNPYSLWGLRESLPGLALQLPVPVPSQVSPTRLKDWFKLLSFELDRGRFGCYVPLCATETWLQRWQFMEHAGDRWWPAGGAVYAIAAVKRVTGMRLVGPAWRKSKRRRVRRTVVPVANQVRSDPDTDQAL; encoded by the coding sequence GTGGCACCGCAACGCGCTATGCCGATAAAACTGGCTGAATGGCTGGAAACCCCAATGGGGCAATATGTGCGCGCCTGGGAGCAGCGCCAAGTCGATGCGATGGTCAGTAATGCCTTTGGGTATCATGCCATACAAATCGGCCTGCCGCACTGGGATCTGCTGCAAGCCAACCGCATCCCTTATAAAGCCTGGGCGCACAGCCCGGATGCGCCTTTCGGCACCCGCGCCGGGCGCCTGATCTGCGAACCGGAACAACTGCCGTTCGATAGCCAAAGCGTGGACCTGATGGTGATGCCGCATACGCTGGAATGGTGCGGCGACCCGCACCAGGTGCTGCGCGAAGTCGAGCGCGTGCTGATGCCCGAGGGCCGGGTGGTGATGACGGGGTTCAATCCCTACAGCCTGTGGGGCCTGCGCGAATCCTTACCCGGCCTGGCGCTGCAATTGCCGGTGCCGGTGCCGTCGCAGGTGTCGCCTACGCGCCTGAAAGACTGGTTCAAGCTGCTGTCCTTCGAGCTGGATCGCGGACGTTTCGGCTGCTATGTGCCGCTGTGCGCCACCGAGACCTGGCTGCAGCGCTGGCAGTTCATGGAACATGCAGGCGACCGCTGGTGGCCTGCGGGCGGCGCGGTCTACGCGATTGCCGCCGTCAAACGCGTGACCGGCATGCGGCTGGTGGGCCCGGCATGGCGGAAATCCAAGCGACGGCGCGTGCGCCGAACGGTGGTGCCCGTGGCGAATCAGGTGCGCTCAGACCCGGATACGGACCAGGCTTTATGA
- the rnhA gene encoding ribonuclease HI → MAEPIVDIWTDGACKGNPGPGGWGALLRQGPHEKTLHGGEPLTTNNRMELMAVIQALRALKRRCVVTVHTDSVYVQKGMTQWLANWKLRDWRTADKKPVKNADLWQDLDALAGQHELHWRWVKGHAGDPGNERADALANQGVAELGSG, encoded by the coding sequence ATGGCGGAACCCATCGTGGATATCTGGACGGATGGCGCCTGCAAGGGCAATCCCGGTCCTGGCGGCTGGGGCGCCCTGCTGCGTCAGGGACCACACGAAAAAACCCTGCACGGCGGCGAACCGCTGACGACGAACAACCGCATGGAATTGATGGCGGTGATCCAGGCACTGCGGGCACTGAAGCGCCGTTGCGTAGTGACAGTCCACACGGATTCGGTGTATGTGCAAAAGGGCATGACGCAATGGTTGGCCAACTGGAAGCTGCGCGATTGGCGCACAGCGGATAAAAAGCCGGTGAAGAACGCGGATCTCTGGCAGGATCTGGATGCCTTGGCCGGACAGCATGAACTACACTGGCGCTGGGTCAAAGGCCATGCGGGCGACCCCGGCAATGAACGCGCCGACGCCCTGGCCAACCAAGGGGTTGCAGAACTCGGTTCTGGCTGA
- the dnaQ gene encoding DNA polymerase III subunit epsilon produces the protein MRQIVLDTETTGLEPEQGHRVVELACVEIVNRQVTDHHLHLYLNPDRDSDPEALRVHGLTTAFLSDKPRFSAVAQQLVDFVQGAEVIIHNAAFDVKFLNAELKRAGLPPFTDLCAQVTDSLMVAREMFPGKRNNLDALCDRFEISNAHRTLHGALLDSELLGEVWLAMTRGQNSLLGGDADDAVGRQGVNAGASIQRFDASGLPEAQLSAADRAAHEAYLDGLDKAVGGRSLWREIEAGRN, from the coding sequence ATGCGTCAAATCGTCCTGGATACTGAAACCACTGGGCTGGAGCCGGAGCAAGGGCATCGCGTGGTCGAGCTGGCTTGCGTGGAGATCGTCAATCGTCAGGTGACGGATCACCATCTGCATCTGTACCTGAATCCGGATCGTGACAGCGACCCGGAGGCTCTGCGGGTGCACGGCCTGACGACCGCGTTCCTGTCGGACAAGCCGCGTTTTTCGGCGGTAGCCCAACAACTGGTGGATTTTGTGCAGGGCGCCGAGGTCATCATCCATAACGCAGCGTTTGACGTGAAGTTCCTGAATGCCGAACTGAAGCGCGCCGGGCTGCCGCCGTTTACGGACCTATGCGCCCAGGTGACGGATTCCTTGATGGTGGCGCGCGAGATGTTCCCCGGCAAGCGCAACAATCTGGATGCGCTGTGCGACCGATTCGAGATTTCCAATGCACACCGTACGTTGCACGGGGCGCTGCTGGATTCCGAACTGTTGGGCGAGGTCTGGCTGGCGATGACCCGCGGCCAGAACTCTTTGCTGGGTGGCGATGCGGACGATGCCGTTGGCCGTCAGGGGGTGAACGCAGGCGCCTCGATCCAGCGTTTTGATGCGTCCGGCCTGCCGGAGGCGCAGCTCAGCGCAGCGGATCGGGCGGCCCACGAAGCCTACCTGGACGGCCTGGACAAGGCTGTCGGCGGACGCAGCCTGTGGCGTGAAATCGAGGCCGGGCGAAACTGA